A genomic window from Haladaptatus caseinilyticus includes:
- a CDS encoding DMT family transporter: MSVQSVATRNRAFVLFSLVSLLLGFGFVAIKIGLGFIPPLLFAAFRLDIAAVLLLAYAILRTDDWRPRTRQDAAGIIAGGIFFVFGSLSLLFIGLEQSTSGVAAIIFSFDPVLTIALAALLLTDERLSRFGLFGVVIALVGVAIVVQPSPARFVSGNLRGEEYILLGAMSLALGGVLIRLSHHQMGKITLTAWAMAVAAPAMHLVSLGIGESLASISPTVTALAALLYVGVLMTAIAYPMYVTLIEDIGAVRASFVQYIVPVVASVAGWLVLGERLTPEAFVGFLVIFLGFLLMSSGEVTVVIDRFRPSSTSREEAEDATADVR, from the coding sequence ATGTCAGTACAATCGGTAGCGACGCGAAACCGCGCATTCGTCCTCTTCTCGCTTGTTTCCCTCCTTCTCGGGTTCGGATTCGTCGCGATCAAAATCGGATTGGGGTTTATCCCCCCGTTACTGTTCGCGGCGTTCAGACTCGATATCGCGGCCGTCTTACTGCTGGCGTACGCGATTTTACGGACCGACGACTGGCGGCCACGCACGCGACAGGACGCAGCGGGTATCATCGCGGGAGGTATCTTCTTCGTTTTCGGTTCCCTTTCGCTGCTGTTCATCGGTCTCGAACAATCGACCAGCGGGGTTGCGGCGATCATCTTTAGCTTCGACCCGGTTCTTACCATCGCGCTCGCGGCGCTCCTTCTCACGGACGAACGCCTCTCTCGATTCGGCCTCTTCGGTGTCGTCATCGCGTTAGTTGGCGTCGCAATCGTCGTCCAGCCCAGCCCAGCCCGCTTCGTCTCCGGGAACCTCCGTGGTGAGGAGTACATCCTGCTCGGTGCGATGAGTCTCGCGCTGGGAGGTGTGCTCATTCGGCTATCGCACCACCAGATGGGGAAAATCACATTGACCGCGTGGGCGATGGCGGTCGCTGCACCCGCGATGCATCTAGTGAGCCTCGGCATCGGTGAGTCCCTTGCGTCGATCAGCCCAACCGTAACGGCGCTCGCCGCGCTCTTGTATGTCGGTGTGCTCATGACCGCGATTGCCTATCCCATGTACGTCACACTCATCGAGGACATCGGTGCGGTTCGTGCCAGCTTCGTCCAGTACATCGTTCCGGTCGTCGCCTCAGTTGCGGGGTGGTTGGTGCTCGGCGAGCGACTCACTCCAGAGGCGTTCGTCGGATTTCTCGTCATCTTCCTCGGATTTCTTCTCATGAGTTCCGGGGAAGTGACGGTCGTTATCGACCGATTTCGACCATCGTCTACTTCGAGGGAGGAGGCGGAAGACGCCACGGCAGATGTACGCTGA
- the dps gene encoding DNA starvation/stationary phase protection protein Dps, protein MNQPEHRSEDRHGESTARMFFTQNDVPDRDRRALVELLNQELADTTDLLTQTKYAHWNVKGMQFYQLHLLFDDFASVLFEHGDEIAERATALGGEAMGTVRMASTNSRLPEIRTDAVTGQQYVEALANNVSIHAANVREGIDIAVTHTDQDTADLLTELSREVDKYLWFLEAHLQREPIQPAVEEQGRSPKRESNENGKDRPRRYQQGTAPTR, encoded by the coding sequence ATGAACCAACCGGAACACAGATCCGAAGATCGACACGGCGAATCGACAGCCCGAATGTTTTTCACACAGAACGATGTCCCGGACCGTGACCGCCGGGCACTGGTCGAACTGCTGAATCAAGAACTCGCGGACACGACCGACTTGCTGACACAGACGAAGTACGCACACTGGAACGTGAAAGGGATGCAGTTTTACCAACTGCATCTCTTGTTCGACGATTTCGCGTCGGTGCTGTTCGAACACGGTGACGAAATCGCGGAGCGGGCGACTGCCCTCGGCGGCGAAGCGATGGGGACGGTTCGGATGGCGTCTACTAACTCTCGGCTTCCGGAAATTCGAACCGACGCCGTCACCGGCCAGCAGTACGTCGAAGCACTGGCGAACAACGTGTCCATCCACGCCGCAAACGTGCGGGAAGGTATCGATATCGCGGTAACACACACCGATCAAGACACCGCCGATCTGCTCACCGAACTCTCGCGAGAGGTGGACAAGTACCTCTGGTTCCTCGAGGCGCATCTACAACGGGAACCGATTCAGCCAGCGGTCGAAGAACAGGGACGCAGTCCGAAACGGGAGTCGAACGAAAACGGGAAAGACCGACCACGGCGCTATCAGCAAGGAACAGCTCCGACACGGTAA
- a CDS encoding MTH1187 family thiamine-binding protein: MTVIALLSVAPVTEGSMAGEVAKAVEALDDFDVSYETNPMGTVIEADSIDELFAAARAAHEAVDGERVSTVLKIDDKRTRDQRAHEKVDAVEAALGREAKRDR; the protein is encoded by the coding sequence ATGACAGTAATCGCGCTCCTTTCAGTCGCACCGGTTACCGAGGGAAGCATGGCAGGCGAAGTCGCGAAGGCAGTCGAAGCACTGGACGATTTCGACGTTTCGTATGAAACGAATCCAATGGGGACAGTCATCGAAGCCGATTCTATCGATGAACTGTTCGCCGCCGCACGGGCAGCACACGAAGCGGTGGACGGTGAACGTGTGAGCACGGTGCTCAAGATAGACGACAAGCGCACGCGCGACCAGCGCGCTCACGAGAAAGTCGATGCGGTCGAAGCGGCGCTCGGCCGGGAAGCGAAACGCGACCGGTGA
- the mch gene encoding methenyltetrahydromethanopterin cyclohydrolase, producing MESLNRMALELVDEAIDFAGELNVAAYELDNEATVLDFGIEARGGTEAGLLLTELQTAGLATVQTRMGDVAGAPFPYVELSTDQPALSLLCSQKAGWELAVDGFEGLGSGPARALVAEEDEYRRVGYTDAFDFAVLAIESDELPDEAVAEHVADLADVEPNSVFLPTFSTGSTTGSVSVASRAAELAVFRLSELGYDPLDILSARGSAPVAPVSYDEATAIGRTNDALAYGGRVHLTVREEFDRFDELPSTASDEYGTTFQTFFDGADWDFDTIPESVFAPAQVTVDVVNGPTHVLGETNHDLLTDSFDL from the coding sequence ATGGAGAGTCTCAATCGGATGGCCCTCGAACTCGTGGACGAGGCTATCGACTTCGCGGGCGAACTGAACGTCGCCGCGTACGAGTTGGACAACGAAGCGACCGTTCTCGATTTCGGTATCGAAGCACGGGGCGGAACGGAGGCTGGGCTCCTTCTCACGGAGCTCCAAACTGCGGGATTGGCGACGGTACAGACCCGGATGGGCGACGTCGCCGGGGCTCCCTTCCCGTACGTCGAACTCTCGACGGACCAACCCGCGCTCTCCCTCCTCTGTTCGCAAAAGGCGGGGTGGGAACTCGCCGTCGATGGATTCGAGGGACTCGGAAGCGGCCCGGCCCGCGCACTGGTTGCCGAGGAGGACGAATACCGGCGCGTCGGCTACACGGATGCCTTCGATTTCGCCGTGCTCGCCATCGAATCCGACGAGCTTCCGGACGAGGCGGTCGCCGAGCACGTTGCCGACCTTGCGGATGTCGAGCCGAACTCGGTGTTCCTCCCTACCTTTTCCACGGGGAGCACTACGGGGAGCGTGAGCGTCGCTTCTCGAGCCGCCGAACTCGCCGTCTTCCGACTGAGCGAACTCGGATACGACCCACTAGACATCCTCTCCGCGAGGGGTTCGGCTCCCGTCGCGCCGGTCAGCTACGACGAAGCGACCGCTATCGGGCGAACGAACGACGCCCTCGCGTACGGCGGACGAGTTCACCTCACCGTTCGCGAGGAGTTCGACCGGTTCGACGAACTGCCGTCCACCGCGAGTGACGAGTACGGCACGACGTTCCAGACGTTCTTCGACGGTGCCGACTGGGATTTCGACACGATTCCCGAGAGCGTCTTTGCACCGGCACAGGTTACGGTGGACGTAGTGAACGGGCCAACGCACGTCCTCGGCGAGACGAACCACGACTTGCTAACGGACAGTTTCGACCTGTGA
- a CDS encoding GTPBP1 family GTP-binding protein: MSADRAALQHALDQGEQEGGSVEFKERLTREIHLAEGRMESLAAQLRHRVLSGNGEATYVVGVTDDGGLAGINPDLFSESMDVLSFLAEEAGAHIEDVQTWGIDATETSTRASTRNGAGGIVGVATIREGAVLETDSEHIVVGTAGHVDHGKSTLVGSLVTGQSDDGEGGTRGYLDVQPHEVQRGLSADLSYAVYGFDEDGPVHMDNPHRKSDRARIVEESDRLVSFVDTVGHEPWLRTTIRGLVGQKLDYGLLTVAADDGPTKTTREHLGILLATELPTIVVITKTDMVDEDRAMAVEREVERLLREVGKTPLRVGRHGVDVAIEEVSKDVVPVLLTSAVTMDGMDDLDSMFERLPKTTADSGEFRMYIDRSYSVTGVGPVASGTINSGSVEAGDELLLGPMPDGRFRTVVVRSIEMHYHRVDEAKAGRIVGIALKGVREADIERGMVLVPPETDLTAVREFEAEVMVLNHPTRIGTGYEPVVHLETVSETAVFEPEGGHLLPGDKGTTTVRFKFRPYLVEEGQRFVFREGQSKGVGTVTDVTPVE, translated from the coding sequence ATGAGCGCCGACCGCGCCGCCTTGCAGCATGCTCTCGACCAAGGGGAGCAGGAAGGCGGTAGCGTTGAGTTCAAGGAACGGCTAACGAGGGAGATCCACCTCGCCGAAGGGCGGATGGAAAGTCTGGCCGCACAGTTACGCCACCGCGTCCTGTCGGGGAACGGCGAGGCGACGTACGTGGTCGGCGTTACTGACGATGGGGGACTGGCAGGAATCAACCCCGATCTCTTTTCGGAATCGATGGACGTCCTTTCGTTTCTCGCGGAGGAGGCTGGAGCACACATCGAGGACGTCCAGACGTGGGGAATCGACGCTACGGAAACCAGTACTCGCGCCTCGACGCGAAACGGGGCTGGGGGTATCGTCGGCGTCGCAACCATTCGCGAGGGAGCGGTGCTCGAAACCGACAGCGAGCATATCGTCGTCGGAACCGCGGGCCACGTGGACCACGGGAAGAGCACCCTCGTCGGCAGTCTCGTCACCGGCCAATCGGACGACGGCGAAGGCGGAACCCGAGGGTACCTCGACGTGCAACCCCACGAAGTCCAGCGCGGACTCAGCGCCGATCTCTCCTACGCAGTCTACGGATTCGACGAGGATGGGCCGGTCCACATGGACAATCCGCACCGCAAGTCGGACCGCGCACGAATCGTCGAGGAGAGCGACCGACTCGTCTCGTTCGTCGATACCGTGGGGCACGAACCGTGGCTCCGGACGACGATTCGCGGCCTTGTCGGACAGAAACTCGACTATGGACTCCTGACCGTCGCCGCGGACGACGGTCCGACGAAGACGACGCGCGAACATCTCGGCATCCTGTTGGCGACCGAACTGCCGACCATCGTCGTCATCACGAAGACCGACATGGTGGACGAGGACCGCGCTATGGCGGTCGAACGCGAAGTCGAGCGACTGCTTCGTGAGGTCGGCAAGACACCCCTTCGGGTCGGACGCCACGGCGTCGACGTCGCCATCGAAGAGGTGAGCAAGGACGTCGTTCCCGTTCTGCTGACGAGCGCGGTCACGATGGACGGGATGGACGACTTGGACTCGATGTTCGAACGGTTACCGAAGACGACCGCGGACAGCGGCGAGTTCCGGATGTACATCGACCGTAGTTATAGCGTAACGGGTGTCGGTCCGGTCGCGAGCGGAACCATCAACTCGGGGTCGGTGGAGGCGGGTGATGAGCTGCTGCTCGGCCCTATGCCCGATGGCAGGTTCCGAACGGTGGTCGTTCGATCCATCGAGATGCACTACCATCGCGTCGACGAGGCGAAGGCGGGCCGAATCGTCGGTATCGCGCTGAAAGGAGTACGAGAAGCGGACATCGAGCGTGGAATGGTGTTGGTCCCGCCCGAGACGGACCTCACCGCAGTCCGGGAGTTCGAGGCCGAAGTGATGGTGCTGAATCACCCCACGAGAATCGGAACGGGCTACGAACCCGTCGTCCACCTCGAAACCGTCAGCGAAACCGCCGTCTTCGAACCCGAGGGTGGCCACCTCCTTCCAGGCGACAAAGGGACGACGACGGTCCGATTCAAGTTCCGTCCCTACCTCGTGGAGGAAGGTCAGCGATTCGTCTTCCGCGAAGGCCAAAGCAAGGGCGTCGGTACCGTCACCGACGTGACGCCGGTCGAGTAG
- a CDS encoding restriction endonuclease, with product MEQSQFAEFVAALWSKQGWQTQVTTKKEKSFVTLQRDGAEGLIWARPATGEGISGEEIQQFGLLCKQYGVGEGAVVTSGNFTDDAEKIGSQAGVQLVDGEKLRTIVEARELHDLVRRYADTDVDETTDSDDAGPSLPSLPDSMHISPKVAAGIVVALLALVGATTVAPMIFETGGEVQEREWNLTARFTSPHNATDSLSIRWNAKRVSEIDPESGDSGVYKPNEGTQFLLVRMNVTNEGNDSVGLKPADFGVRSNGTVHGYQPLENVTAFSPTVIGVGQTETFWTVVSLDADASEATLIVSDRVKHGGVRIAFTRDSNLAVTL from the coding sequence ATGGAACAGTCCCAGTTCGCCGAGTTCGTCGCTGCCCTCTGGTCGAAACAGGGGTGGCAAACACAGGTGACCACGAAAAAGGAGAAATCGTTCGTCACACTGCAACGCGACGGTGCCGAAGGCCTGATTTGGGCGCGGCCAGCGACTGGTGAAGGCATCAGTGGTGAGGAGATCCAGCAGTTCGGTCTGCTCTGTAAGCAGTATGGTGTCGGCGAAGGTGCCGTCGTTACGTCGGGGAATTTCACCGACGATGCCGAGAAAATCGGTTCACAGGCGGGTGTGCAGTTGGTCGATGGCGAAAAACTTCGAACCATCGTCGAAGCACGCGAACTCCACGACCTCGTCCGACGATACGCGGACACCGACGTGGATGAAACGACCGATTCCGACGACGCCGGGCCCTCACTCCCGTCGCTTCCGGACTCGATGCATATCTCGCCGAAAGTCGCCGCCGGTATCGTCGTTGCCCTCCTCGCTCTCGTCGGTGCGACGACCGTCGCACCGATGATTTTCGAAACCGGCGGAGAGGTACAGGAGCGTGAATGGAACCTTACGGCACGATTCACGTCACCTCACAACGCCACCGATTCACTGTCGATCCGGTGGAACGCCAAGCGTGTGTCGGAAATCGACCCGGAGTCCGGTGATTCGGGCGTCTATAAACCGAACGAGGGTACGCAGTTCCTCCTCGTCAGGATGAACGTCACGAACGAGGGCAACGATTCGGTCGGCCTCAAACCGGCGGATTTCGGCGTTCGTTCGAACGGAACGGTTCACGGGTATCAGCCATTAGAAAACGTAACTGCGTTCTCGCCCACGGTGATCGGGGTTGGGCAGACGGAGACCTTCTGGACCGTCGTCTCCCTCGACGCCGATGCGAGCGAGGCGACGCTCATCGTCAGCGACCGGGTAAAACACGGTGGCGTTCGTATCGCGTTCACTCGGGATTCAAATTTGGCCGTCACGCTGTAA
- a CDS encoding BGTF surface domain-containing protein encodes MTSEKHAWVVAVLLCSLVVAPLASITVVDGKSAAFTDSTVSDDRGDVIEITVRTNEAATVNIGSKAEGFWVKANVTGGKTTLALNTYRADGNDSVTLVEGGLRGKVDTLVPSEAGPLQTGTYDMNVTIDGITQDVGSFTVEERETGSARTLVLPASTDLASFESPADLEKAASTTDANGTIASRDRFVFALDVSGLAGFIHDASLDGSDENVSIAFYESNSERNTVPNEFDGADVTEVEPERLRLDEETDTLYLVVDTAKHGMEVGDEYDVTFEIGADNSMVTDVETATTSFRVVERRVTLDYDGDVLIVADETTIGGKTTLAPGTTINVTAFDEGKKPFFWPATPVVTENRTFGATFDFGAVTSGTEFTIELRDQGKTTRGIVASTPVTIVQPTTTTTTTPTTTMTTTATTTATTTTTGTAPPTSISTDAPITAQTVSQGGLPGFDVTVALVALVAAGFLVVRRFR; translated from the coding sequence ATGACGTCCGAAAAGCACGCATGGGTGGTCGCGGTACTCCTCTGTTCGCTCGTCGTCGCTCCGCTGGCGTCTATTACCGTCGTAGATGGAAAGAGCGCCGCCTTCACGGATTCGACGGTAAGCGACGACCGCGGCGACGTGATCGAAATAACTGTACGAACGAACGAGGCCGCAACCGTAAATATCGGATCGAAGGCCGAGGGGTTCTGGGTAAAAGCAAACGTGACGGGCGGGAAGACGACGCTCGCGCTCAACACCTACCGAGCGGATGGTAACGACTCGGTTACACTGGTCGAGGGCGGATTGCGGGGAAAGGTCGACACACTAGTTCCATCCGAGGCGGGGCCGCTTCAGACAGGAACGTACGATATGAACGTCACGATCGACGGGATTACGCAGGACGTTGGGTCGTTTACCGTCGAGGAGCGTGAAACGGGCAGTGCGCGCACGCTGGTTCTCCCCGCCAGTACGGATCTCGCGTCGTTCGAATCACCGGCCGACCTCGAAAAAGCGGCATCGACGACCGACGCCAACGGAACGATTGCGAGCCGTGACCGGTTCGTTTTCGCACTCGATGTATCCGGCCTTGCGGGCTTCATTCACGATGCGAGCCTCGACGGAAGCGACGAGAACGTCTCGATTGCGTTCTACGAGAGTAATAGCGAGCGAAACACGGTTCCGAACGAGTTCGACGGCGCGGACGTGACCGAAGTCGAACCGGAACGGCTTCGACTAGACGAGGAAACCGATACGCTGTACCTCGTCGTCGATACGGCGAAGCACGGCATGGAAGTCGGCGACGAGTACGATGTGACGTTCGAAATCGGTGCGGACAACTCGATGGTCACTGATGTCGAAACCGCGACGACGAGTTTCAGGGTGGTCGAACGCCGAGTGACGCTGGATTACGATGGCGACGTGCTGATCGTTGCGGACGAGACTACCATTGGCGGAAAGACGACGCTCGCGCCAGGAACGACCATCAATGTGACCGCATTCGACGAGGGGAAAAAACCGTTCTTCTGGCCAGCGACACCAGTCGTCACTGAAAACCGGACGTTCGGTGCGACCTTCGATTTCGGTGCGGTCACGTCCGGTACCGAGTTCACGATCGAACTCCGAGACCAAGGGAAAACGACCCGCGGGATCGTGGCATCGACACCCGTGACCATCGTACAACCCACGACGACTACGACGACCACACCGACCACGACGATGACGACAACGGCTACGACTACCGCGACTACGACTACGACCGGGACGGCACCGCCGACATCGATTTCCACCGACGCACCGATTACCGCCCAGACGGTTTCGCAGGGCGGCCTGCCGGGATTCGATGTGACTGTTGCACTCGTTGCGCTCGTGGCCGCCGGATTCCTCGTCGTTCGACGCTTCCGATGA
- a CDS encoding J domain-containing protein, protein MYRSRLLLGVAAVFAGITVSLSILGFVYNLFLVVFAIPFAITTAILWYHATGRLQKKVERDAVYGDPTRGFGPNSDGVGAGARRRTRQRTRERAGWRTRGDERQRATVGSASGPSSAEAYRILGVDVTADDETVREAYREKVKNVHPDQTDGNEEAFKRVNRAYERVRNDR, encoded by the coding sequence ATGTACAGGTCCCGCCTCTTGCTCGGCGTCGCAGCGGTCTTTGCCGGGATTACGGTTTCGCTCTCCATCCTCGGGTTCGTGTACAACCTGTTTTTGGTCGTGTTTGCGATACCGTTCGCCATTACGACGGCTATCCTGTGGTATCATGCGACGGGACGACTGCAGAAGAAAGTAGAACGAGACGCCGTGTACGGCGATCCGACCCGTGGGTTCGGACCAAATTCCGACGGGGTTGGGGCGGGAGCACGACGGCGAACCCGGCAACGAACACGCGAACGAGCGGGGTGGCGAACGAGGGGGGACGAGCGCCAGCGCGCGACGGTCGGTAGTGCTTCGGGACCGAGTTCGGCGGAAGCGTATCGAATCCTCGGCGTGGACGTCACTGCCGACGACGAGACGGTTCGCGAGGCATACCGTGAGAAAGTGAAGAACGTTCACCCTGACCAAACGGACGGTAACGAAGAAGCGTTCAAGCGCGTCAACAGGGCATACGAACGAGTTCGGAACGACCGCTGA
- the pyrF gene encoding orotidine-5'-phosphate decarboxylase: MNFFDRLGDRIAATDSIVSVGLDADLDRIPDHLHEHDLPRWAFNRRIIDATHEHAAVYKPNVAFYEDRDGWAALQETIAYAHGKDVPVLLDAKRGDIGNTARKYARLLDTADAITVNPYMGRDSLDPFLSREDKGVFILCRTSNPGGTDIQDLELASGERMYEWVASLADLWNANGNVGLVVGATTPDELEEVRERVPDLPFLVPGVGAQGGDVEAAATFALADGAGLVNSSRGIIFAGENAGEDFHKAAGQAAKRLKKRLNQYR, encoded by the coding sequence ATGAACTTCTTCGACCGACTCGGTGACCGCATCGCCGCCACCGACAGCATCGTTTCCGTCGGACTCGACGCGGACCTCGATCGGATTCCGGACCACCTCCACGAACACGACCTTCCCCGCTGGGCGTTCAACCGACGCATTATCGATGCGACACACGAACACGCGGCGGTCTACAAACCGAACGTCGCGTTTTACGAGGATAGGGACGGATGGGCTGCACTGCAAGAAACCATCGCGTACGCGCACGGGAAAGACGTCCCCGTCCTTTTGGACGCAAAGCGCGGCGATATCGGGAATACGGCGCGGAAGTACGCGAGACTGCTCGACACGGCCGACGCCATCACGGTCAATCCCTACATGGGCCGTGATTCGCTCGACCCGTTCCTCTCGCGCGAAGACAAGGGCGTGTTCATCCTCTGCCGAACGTCGAATCCCGGCGGAACGGACATCCAGGACCTCGAACTCGCCTCCGGGGAAAGGATGTACGAGTGGGTCGCATCGCTCGCCGACCTTTGGAACGCGAACGGAAACGTCGGACTCGTGGTTGGGGCGACGACGCCCGACGAACTGGAGGAAGTGCGCGAGCGTGTGCCGGACCTTCCGTTCCTCGTTCCCGGCGTCGGCGCGCAAGGTGGCGATGTCGAGGCCGCGGCGACTTTCGCCCTCGCCGACGGTGCCGGGTTGGTCAACTCCTCGCGGGGAATCATCTTTGCGGGCGAAAACGCCGGTGAGGACTTCCACAAAGCCGCCGGGCAAGCGGCAAAACGACTGAAAAAGCGGTTAAACCAGTATCGATAG
- a CDS encoding HAD family hydrolase — MRVTAVGFDLDDTLAVTDRPRATLLSDATNAVSAPALSRDDYLDAHSRHLATETREPIFADLLPEGSDTSSERLTEAYRDAILDALTPLTGVPNLLDTLRQEYRVGLLTNGPVVAQRGKIAQLGWEPYFDTTIVTGELEAGKPDRRAFDALSTELGVPTEETAYVGDDPEMDVRGASDAGMRTIQVTYPDGPDPMSVADAHIDRQELVLGLPDLLSSL, encoded by the coding sequence ATGCGCGTGACCGCTGTGGGTTTTGACCTCGATGACACGCTTGCGGTGACCGACCGACCGCGAGCGACGCTTCTCTCGGACGCGACAAACGCGGTGAGCGCACCCGCGCTCTCACGCGACGACTATCTGGACGCCCACAGTCGGCACCTCGCGACCGAGACGCGCGAGCCGATCTTCGCCGACCTGCTTCCCGAGGGGAGCGATACCTCGTCGGAACGGCTGACGGAGGCGTATCGCGACGCGATTTTGGACGCGCTCACGCCACTCACCGGCGTTCCGAATCTACTCGATACGCTTCGTCAGGAGTATCGCGTGGGATTACTCACGAACGGACCGGTCGTCGCACAGCGTGGGAAAATCGCCCAACTCGGCTGGGAACCGTACTTCGATACGACGATCGTTACGGGCGAACTCGAAGCGGGAAAACCGGACAGGCGGGCGTTCGACGCGCTCAGTACCGAACTCGGAGTCCCGACCGAAGAAACCGCCTACGTCGGGGATGATCCCGAGATGGACGTTCGAGGTGCGAGCGATGCCGGAATGAGAACGATACAGGTGACGTATCCAGACGGTCCCGACCCGATGTCGGTGGCCGATGCGCACATCGACCGCCAGGAACTCGTGTTGGGGCTTCCCGACCTGCTTTCGTCGCTGTAG
- a CDS encoding DUF2240 family protein: MSLRIAVAAPFQQNGRKRMRESEFVVALSLDRDWFSPDQAKRLVDIASGQGLLSHDEETLVAEFDPADVEIPEDFHPDESLLQEQSTFEKALDTIVAHGTTKQTAVAEINELQRSAGISVEAAAIVYARRKGIDVSSEADEALSDLKT; the protein is encoded by the coding sequence ATGAGTTTGCGGATAGCTGTCGCCGCGCCGTTCCAGCAAAACGGGCGCAAACGGATGCGTGAAAGCGAGTTCGTCGTCGCGCTGTCGCTCGACCGGGACTGGTTCTCACCCGACCAGGCCAAACGTCTCGTCGATATCGCCAGCGGACAGGGGCTTCTCTCGCACGACGAGGAGACGCTCGTCGCGGAGTTCGACCCCGCCGATGTCGAGATACCGGAGGATTTTCACCCGGACGAAAGCCTCCTCCAGGAGCAATCGACCTTCGAAAAGGCGCTCGATACGATCGTCGCGCACGGGACGACGAAACAGACCGCGGTCGCGGAGATCAACGAACTGCAACGAAGTGCAGGTATCTCCGTGGAGGCGGCGGCAATCGTCTACGCCCGACGGAAGGGAATCGACGTAAGCAGTGAAGCCGACGAGGCGCTCTCCGACCTCAAAACGTAA
- a CDS encoding 30S ribosomal protein S8e has translation MKDQGRSTRKRTGGRLKPLKKKKKHELGRQPTETQVGEPRFRTTDARGHNTKVRALTTDSANVTTDGETVSATIQDVLENGANPNYARRNIITKGAIIVTTEGKARVTSRPGQNGQVNAVLVDDE, from the coding sequence ATGAAAGACCAAGGACGTTCTACGCGAAAGCGAACCGGTGGCCGACTGAAGCCCCTGAAGAAGAAGAAGAAACACGAACTCGGCCGACAACCGACCGAGACGCAGGTCGGAGAACCACGGTTCCGCACCACGGACGCTCGCGGCCACAACACGAAGGTTCGAGCGCTCACGACCGACAGCGCCAACGTGACCACCGACGGTGAGACGGTCAGCGCGACGATTCAGGACGTGCTCGAGAACGGCGCGAACCCGAACTACGCTCGCCGAAACATCATCACGAAGGGTGCCATCATCGTCACGACCGAAGGCAAAGCGCGCGTGACCTCGCGTCCCGGCCAGAACGGACAGGTCAACGCCGTTCTCGTCGACGACGAATAA
- a CDS encoding ester cyclase has product MTVTEHTELLRTLYEGVWNGTNPDVADTLVGSEYIIHDREIAEEMRGPKLYKTLADMTREIFPDMMFTIDDMVAEDDEVALRWTMTGTHEGSMFGIAPTGKRVTLTAIEIDRFEDGKLAETWTQSDMLGLIEQLDADPSSK; this is encoded by the coding sequence ATGACAGTGACAGAGCACACAGAACTGCTTCGAACGCTCTACGAAGGTGTGTGGAACGGCACGAATCCGGATGTTGCGGACACACTCGTTGGTTCAGAGTACATCATTCACGACCGAGAAATCGCCGAGGAGATGCGGGGTCCGAAACTGTACAAGACGCTCGCGGACATGACCCGTGAAATCTTCCCGGATATGATGTTTACAATCGATGACATGGTTGCGGAGGACGACGAAGTCGCCCTCCGATGGACGATGACTGGTACCCACGAGGGCTCGATGTTCGGAATCGCCCCGACGGGAAAACGGGTGACCCTGACCGCTATCGAGATCGACCGCTTCGAGGACGGCAAACTCGCCGAGACATGGACACAGAGCGACATGCTCGGTCTCATCGAGCAACTCGACGCCGATCCATCCAGTAAATGA